The Cervus canadensis isolate Bull #8, Minnesota chromosome X, ASM1932006v1, whole genome shotgun sequence genome contains the following window.
tgatgagCAAAGActctattttattatcatttaagtGTCATACAGTTTGAATAAGCTAAGCAAATCTTAGTCCAAGTTATTAACTTTTACTAGGAAAGAGGACAGATAAGACAAAGAATAAACCAACATTTACTCTGAAAGCTTTGTGATCCCAAATATTTATCTCTAGGATTCTTACACATTTCCAAGTAAAATTCTATTCCAACATTATGTTACCTcattctggaccaccaggaaaatacTGAAGTATTTTCAACTTGTTTACAAATAACGAACTCCTAATCATAAACCTAACAGCAGTAAACATGAAATCCATGACATTAATAAACCTAGATTCTGTAGCACAATAAAGGTTATGAAGAgtagtaacatttaaaaatataaaacacctcTACCTTCCTACCTAGATCATCTATTTTTGACTAGATATAATTCATATGgataaaaggaaaacatacacaTTTTGTTAAAACTGAACTTAAACTCCCATACTACTTAGAGCTGTGAACAACATAAGGGTTTTGCTCTCTCCACCCATACTACCCTGCACTATTGAAGAGATGGAATGTTCTCTTCAGACAGAAAGGGCACAAAGTGCCCTGCCCCCCTCCCTAGATGTGGGAGGAGCTGCAGGACTTGGCCCTGGAAGGGGCACTGGCCTTAGCCATAGCTGGAGGAATGGAAGCGCCTCTCAGCCCTGCTCTCTCCACCTGATCTCTCAGAGCCTCATGAAAGAGGTCTGGGAAGGAACTCGGGACCGTATCCTGGATcttggccagaacttccaacacctTCATCTTACTGGTCTCAGCATGAGCTCTTGGGCCCCACAGGAACTCGTAGCTCGGAGGACCACTTTTGGGCACCCGGCGGTAGATTAGGTACCCCTTCTCCACCAGATCTTTGGTGATGAGCTTTCTGGGCTCCCCAAAGATGGAGTGATTCCTCCCATCATAGATCCCCAACACATTGAGGAAATCCCAGACCTCCTCCTCGGTGGCACGGTTACCCTTCATAAAGATGATGCCCAGGAGCGCCATGAGGAGACCAGACTTGGGCATCCCCCGCTCACCACGTGAACCTTCCTCTACCCCGAGACTGAACTTGTTGATGAGGGTGTAGATGTTCCTGCTGCGGTCGACTTCCTTCAGCTCCAGGCCAAACACCAGCTCCACGCGCTCAGAGGCTCTCCTCAGGATCTCAGGGAAGCGCTCCTTGTACTTGCTGCTGATGACCTTCATCAGGGCGTTCTGCGTGATGGGCTCCTTCTTGTTGTACTTCTCCAGCAGGAACTCCACCAGCATGCTGGCCTTCCTGTTCAGAGGATCTCTGCGAAAGCTCCGAACGACCAGGGCTGACTGGGCGGCATCTGCACTTTCCTCCTCTGGGCCCTGGGCACCTTCATCAGATCCTGCGCAGGAAGGCCCTGCATCAGGACAGCTAGGGGCCATGGCTCCCTGAAGCTCCTGGGGATCGCCAGAAGCAGGGGAGCTCGGGGGAGAACCCTGAGGGAcagaagagggggaggaggggcgcTCCTCTCCTGGGGCTGCAGCAGCACTGGCCTGGGGCTCCTGAGCTTCCCCCTGGACCTGGTGGCGTTTCCCGTGGCCATGAGACTTGTTTTTGTGCTTCCGAGGCATGATGACAGAGGTCAGGGACCGCACGCAGCGTGCAGTTAGGAAGGCAGGCAAGGAGGGCACCTTAAGGGAGGACAAAGAAATGCTGTGAGCACCTTCACCAGGGAGAGTCATCCCCGGCTTAAACCAAGCCTGCTTCTTAGGGGAGGCTTAAGTCCACTGCTCTAGGATGCACAAGTCTCCTGTTCCCTGGTCAGCCTGTTCCCTGAGTCCCCTGAGGAGGAAGTGAGACTGAGCCCTGGGGCGCAGCCAGACAGCCCTGCCTGGGCGTTAGAGCAGTCCCGTGGGGGCTGGCAGGGGAGGCATGTCCTTTCAGTTCACATTCAGAGTTAGGATGAAAAACGGGTAACGACCCTCTAGCACCCGCCCCATTCCCTCTTCTGTTCTGAAGTTGATGCTGCCACCTTCCCTGTGactctggagaaggagaggagggtgcACTCAGCCTCCCACCGAAGGGTCCCGGGACCGTCCCTTCTGCCACAAGCTCTAACCTCCCCACTCAGACCGCAGCCTCCCTTCCCCTTGTGCCTGGAGGATGCGCTGACCACAGGGGTGGGTGCTGATTCACCCATGTGTCGGGGAGCAAAGTCCTCACCCTGGTGGCTTCTGAGCCCTGACATCCTCCCTGTTCTGACCAGCTAACAACCCCTCCGACCGaggtcccctcctccctcagtgtATCCCGCATCCGAGATCGCAAAGAGGGTGCCCCGCAAACTTTAGAGCTGACCGGATCCTACCCGGATGCTCTGAGGCCAAGTCGCAGGGGGTGGGGCTCTCGCATGGCCGCCGTTCTGGTGTGTGGAAACCCTCACAGTCCCTCCCGAAGGTCCCTCCTTTAGCTACAGGGCCCAGGGCTTTCCCTCTACTGTGCCGAATTGGGGTCCACAAGCCCCGGACCGAAGCCTTCCTCTCAGAGACCACCTGGGTGAAGTGGATGAACTTGGGGCTTAAGATGCAGGCCCGAGTCTTCTGGGTGAGAGCAGGGGTAGGGTGGCCGGGTGTTTTCCGGCCCCCTCTTTTCAGAGGGAAAGGCTTGACCATGCCGGATGTGTGTCCCCACATTTGTAACTCACGTCACCTCACAGTTGGACACCTGATGAGACCTGGGAGCCCTCCGTCTGGGCCACCTAAACGGCAGTTGTCAAAGATGGCTGCAGCTGTCAAAGATGGCTTTGCAGCCCCAGCGTGTGTGCGCGTGGTCGTCACTTCCGGTCATGTGCTTCTGTGTTCCAGGCGGACAGCAGAGGCGGGGCCGGGGCTGGCGGGGTTCCAGTGGAGCTTCCTGCAGGGTGGGCATGTGTCCCGTTCCTTGAATCTTAGGGGATCCTTTCCCTCTACTGAGCTGAGTCTACGAGTCTCTGTCCCAGGCTCTAGCTTCCATCAGCATCCCGGCAGGAATTGTTTGTGGCCTGGACAAACAGGCTTCCTGGAGCTCCTGAGAATGACAGGAAGGGCACTTTCAGGCCCCGTCTTCTGTGCTGAGTGATGCTCCATCCACTCTCCGTGTCTTCCCTTGGCCCATGTAAGTGGTGGGCTCTGTCCCATCTGCTGACCTGAGGACAGGGCCTCAAATCGAAGACGTCAAGTTCTGAAACTCGTGGTGAGAAGTGAACGCACATCTCTGGACACTTCTGCCTGAGGCTTCCAGGAAATAGCTGCTGCAGGTAAGATGAGCTGAGAGGCAAGGATGGGAGACTGCCTTCTGTGGTGTGGAGCCCCTCACATCTCACTCAGGATGTTCATAGTGACTGCTGGCAGGGCCTGGAAATCCTTTGCTTTCTGGTATGAATCCTCCCTGTCCCCAACCATGCCCCACACAATCCCAGCAGAGTAAGTGAAGGGGCTCCTAAGCCCGACAGTTCTCACTGTGGGCTCTTAGTCGACTGCAGGGGCATTGCTCGAAAGTTCTGAGGTGAATTTCTGTCCCTTGGTACAATTTCTGTGGTATTAAGTTTTCTCTTTTAGTCCCCGTGTGATAGTCTATTAAGGTGATCACTTAAAAAGGCTAGTTGTCATCCACTAAGAAAGTTTGTGCTGGCTATTTCATGACCTCTGGGCCATACTGCCACATCCAACCCAAAGTTTTGTGCCCCATGGTCTTGGCATGGGAGCTCTGAGATGCTACCTCTGATTCCTTCAGTGAGGCTGTAGAGAGTCATGGCCCCAGGGCACAGTGGAAGAATCAAGGGCTGAACTTTAAAGCCTTTTGAAGCTGATCCTGTTGTCTGCTTCCCTTGTAGGCTGCACACCCCTTGTCAGTCTCCAAGTACTCCCTCACGTTGACACTCACAGGGTCAAGTCCATTGGAGACTTATTTTCCCTCAGGGATtatttagttttgtgtttttgcttCTGTTACTGGTTTTCTTTATTCCTTGTATAAGTTTTCCATGGTTTATTCTAGGTACAGGAATCAGCAGCCCATGTTGGATTGTGGTCTCAGCTAGTCTGACGATAGTAGATCTGTAAAGGAGCTAAGGAACATCAACAGTGTTACAATCTCTGCTCCTCATGAATACACATAACATACTATTCTGTTTGCGAATTCTTTCTCCTAAGGCTGTCAGGAAATTCTTGTTGCCTCCATGTGGAATGTATACATTGTTCTGAGGTTTCCTTGTAGGTACATTTTGTGTATGGTTGCTTTTGTTTATGGTGTATTTTCTATTATCTGATCTAAGTAATTGTTGATTCTTCCAGGCCAGACTGTTGATTTTGCTATGGTGAATTATTTTATACCAGATAGCTgaagttatttaattatttgaatattttatttgcatgtttCCTAAGATTTTTAATTCGAGGATAAATTCTTATGTTATCTTTTGCCTTTCGTTGTTCCTGTCTCATATTCATTTGGCATTGTTGTATATAGCTCTGTACTTCTGTACTGGCTTTGTGTTCTTGTCGagattttttctacattttaaatcaGTAGCAcgtttatgaaaaattttaattggaagataattgctttgtaatgtgttagtttctgttgtacaacagtgtgaagcAGCTATATGTATACCCCGCCCCGGTGAGCATCCCTCATGCAACCCCCATCtcagccctctaggttgtcaaagAACAGCAGTCTGAGCTCCCTCTGTTATACAGCATCACCGTTAGCTATCTCTTGTACACATGGTCGTGCATATATGTCATTGCCACTCTCAATttgtccctctctctccttcccttgctgtgtccgcgtcttttctctatgtgtgtctctattcctaccctgcaaatagattcCTAAGTGCcattttctggattccatataaatgtgttaatacaaaatattttctgttctctttctgactgacttcactctgtataacagactctaggtgcATCCACCTCACGACAACTGTCTTAAATCTGttactttttatggttgagtaatattccattgtatatatcgaGCACAACTTCTGTAactgttcatctgtcagtggaagTTGAGgtggttgcttccatgccctagctattgtaaacagtgctggaaGAAACAGTGCGGTCCATGAATCTTTTCAAGTATGGCTTtgtcagtgtgtatgcccagtagtgggattgctgagtcatagggtagttttatttctagttgttaaaggaagctccatactgttctccatagtggctgtatcagtttacattccccctcaaagtgcaagagggttctcttttctccatgctgcttcatcatttattgttttttatttatttaaaaatttttttcccatttatttttattagttggaggctaattactttacaatattgtagcatttttttgccatacattgacaggaatttacatgtgttccccatcctgatcccccctcccacctccctctccatcccatccctctgggtcttcccagtgcaccagccctgaacacttgtctcatgcatccaacctgggctggtgatctgtttcacccttgatagtattcttgtttcaatgttgttctctctgaacatcccaccctcaccttctcccacagagtctaaaagtctgttctgtacatctgtgtctctttttctgttttgcatatagggttatcattaccatcttttaaaattccacatatatgcgttagtatactgtattggtgtttatctttctggcttacttcactctgtataatgggctccagtttcatccatctcattagaactgattcaaatgaattctttttaatggctgagtaatattccatggtgtatatgtaccacagctttcttatccattcatctgctgatgggcatctaggttgcttccatgtcctggctgttataaacagtgctgcgatgaacattggggtgtacttgtctctttcagatctggtttcctcggtgtgtatgcccaggagtgagattgctaggtcgtatggcagttctatttccagttttttaaggaatctccacactgttctccatagtggctgtatcaacttacattccccctcaaagtgcaagagggttctcttttctccacgcCACTTCATCAGttattgtttctagatttttttatgatagccTTTCTGGCAAGCGTGAGGTGATACATCGTTGTAACTGTCCTTTGTGTTTCTTTCATAATGAGCAGTGAGCATCTTGTCTTGTGAGcctctgttatttttaaagaacatatttAGGACTACAGAAATTTAAGCAGATAGTGTACAGTTTCTATAGAGCTGGTCTCTTCCTCCACTTAGCATTTTCTGTTATTAACATCTCGGATTGGTTCAACTTATACAAGTTCATTTGTTAAAACTGAGCAACTAGTATCAATATGGTGTTATTGACTATTGTCCATtgtttacaatttattttaattttgttgtttggCAGTTCTGTGTTGTtttcgttcagttgctcagtcatctctgactgtgaccccatgatccATAGCACGCCAAGCTCCCTATCTTTCACCATGTCCTGGacttggctcaaattcatgtccatccagtcagtgatgccatccaaccatctcatcctttgttgcctccttttctttttcccttcaatctttcccaatatcagcatcttttccaatgagtcggctcttctgaTCAGGTAGCCAAAAGTTttagtttcaacttcagcatcagatattgccatgaatattcagggttgagtccCTTCAgcaatgactggtttgatctcttttctgtccagggcactctcaagagtcttctccagcaccacaattcaaaagcatcaatttttcaccgctcagccttctttacggtctagtgctcacatccacacatgaccacagggaaaaacatagctttgactagacacaaCTCttttggcaatgtgatctctctgctttttattacatgatctaggtttgtcatagcttttcttgcaaggaataagcgtcttttaacttcatggcgtcttttaatttggggcttccctcgtagctcagttggtaaagaatctgcctgcagtgcaggagatccggggtcaattcctgagtcaggaagatcccctggagaaggaaatggaaacccacttcagtattcatgcctagacaatcccgtggacagaggagcctggcaggctacagcccatggggtctcaagaggtGGACaagacttggtgactaaaccaccaccaccgtcatggctgcattcaccctCCACAGTGATATCAGAGAAGAGAATTAAATCTTACATTGTTTCTAATttcttccccatctgtttgccatgacgtgttgggaccagatgccgtgatcttagtttcttgaatgttgagttttaagccagctttttcactctcccctttcaccctcctcaagagtctctttagttccacttgactttctgccataagggtggtatcctatgcatatctgaggctgttgatatttcccccagcaatttgatttcagcttgtgtttcatccagcccataAATGTGCATGCTGTACTCTACAGATAgctttaataagcagggtgaccatataccaccttgacttactcctttcccaatttggaaccagtctgttgttctttgtccacttctaactgttgcttcttacccTGTATGCAGGCCTCTCAGAAgtcaggtaagttggtctggtattcccttgtctttaaaaattttccacactttgctctgatccacacaggcaaaggctttagcatagtgaaaccagtagacatttttctggaattccctttttttttccaatggacATTGGCAATGTAAtcgggtcctctgccttttctgaatccaggttGTATAGATTGAAGTTTTTGGTTCACCTTCTGTTGAAGCAtagcatgaaggattttgagcattcccTTCCTAGCATTTTCCTTGTGAAATGAGTGACATtatatgatagtttgaacattccttggcattgcacttctttgaggttggaatgaaagctgaccatTTCCAATattgtgcccactgctgagttttccaaatttgatggcatattgagtgcagcactttcacagcatcatcttttagggtttgaaatatctcagctggaataccatcacctcccctaactttgttcataaagatgcttcctaagccccgcttgacttcacactacaagacgtctggctcttggtgagtgatcacaccgtcattgttatctgggtctttaagaCCATGTTGGTACAATTCTGTGTGtccttgccacctcatcttaatatcttttgcttcagTGCAATCCCtggtgtttctgtcctttattgtgcccatcttggcatgaaacgATCCCttgttatctttaattttcttgatgagaactctagtctttcccattctatttcttccctctatttctttgcattgttcacttaagaacaCTTTCatatttctccttgctgttctttggaaatctgcattcagattcatatatctttccttttcttctttgcctttcactactCTTCTTTTCTCACGTATTTGTacagccttctcagacaaccattttgccttgttgcatttattttccttggggaAGGTTTTGGTCACTACCACCTGTACCTCGTTCTGATCCTCCAtctttagttcttcaggcactctgtcttccagatctaaccccttgaaacTATTCcacacctccactgtataatcatgagacTTGGTTTGGGTTATATCTGAATGGCTTAGTGATTTATCCTTCTTTCGTCAATTTTAGCCtgaaatttgcaataaggagcttatgatctgagccagagtcacctccaggtcttgttttagttgactgtgtagagcttctccaccttctgCTCAAATTATCCCTTGAGtacctgcttttgcattccaatcccctacgATGGAAAGAACACTTTTTGGGGGTTTTAgctctagaaggtgttgtaggatTTCATAGAAACATTTgactttagcttctttggcatcagggATTTgtgcatggacttggattactgtgatgctgaatgttTTGCCTTAGAAtcgaaccaagatcattctgtccttgTGGACACTGCACCACAGTACTGCATTTCACagtcttttattgactatgaggcTACTTtgtttcttctaaggaatttttGCCCATAGAAGTAATGGTCATCTCAGTCAAACTCGCCCTTCCCCATCCATGTTAGTtctctgatttctaaaatgtcgatggtcactcttgccatctccttcttgtCCACGTCCAGTTACCATTGATTTCATGCACCTaatgttccaggttcctatgcagtactgttctttacagcatcggattttACATTTACCACCAGCCACAACCACCACTGAGCATCGTTTTAACTTGGGcccagtctcttcattctttctggagctattactGGGATTTTCCCCAATATATAATAGACACCTACGTACCTGGGTGGGCTTATCTTCTGGtaccatatctttttgccttttcatactgttcatgggattctccaggcaaggatatggaagttctttgctattctcttctccagtggaccacatttccttagaactctccaccatgacccatccaccttgggtggccctgcacaccTTGGCCCATAGGTTCTTTAGTTAGAACAAGGGTGTGATCCATGAGATCATTTAGGTTAGCTTTGTCTGATTGTCATTTTGTTCTAGGGACTTGgggattgtagttcttgcttcttctgtctgccctatgaaaaatgagtttaagaggcttgtgcaagcttgcTGATGGGAGGGTCTGGCTGTGGGGAAACCTGactcttgctctggtgggcatgGTGTCTTCATGCTGTCCTCGCAGCAGGCCACTGTGGCCGTTCAACTGTG
Protein-coding sequences here:
- the LOC122435955 gene encoding melanoma-associated antigen B4-like, which codes for MPRKHKNKSHGHGKRHQVQGEAQEPQASAAAAPGEERPSSPSSVPQGSPPSSPASGDPQELQGAMAPSCPDAGPSCAGSDEGAQGPEEESADAAQSALVVRSFRRDPLNRKASMLVEFLLEKYNKKEPITQNALMKVISSKYKERFPEILRRASERVELVFGLELKEVDRSRNIYTLINKFSLGVEEGSRGERGMPKSGLLMALLGIIFMKGNRATEEEVWDFLNVLGIYDGRNHSIFGEPRKLITKDLVEKGYLIYRRVPKSGPPSYEFLWGPRAHAETSKMKVLEVLAKIQDTVPSSFPDLFHEALRDQVERAGLRGASIPPAMAKASAPSRAKSCSSSHI